In a genomic window of bacterium:
- a CDS encoding UPF0182 family protein, which translates to MTRSSRLMAYGMGAVFALILIQKAFIMYTDYLWYQALGQAPVFVTILGTRVWLGLLLGALFLVFLYWNLRLARRPLPADLTLIGKRLLPEEERQQIEQYADRGLLIFALTGAVMAGIVASGRWREWLLLRHGGAFGDRDALFGLDVGFYVFRLGFLNYLVQSVFYAVAITLVVTVLVHVYQESIRLVGNTLHAIPRARVQVLSLLGLALLVKAVSYWLARYNLLYSTRGQEFAGASYADVHGRLPVLYALVVLAAVAGIVMFISTRLRSFNLPLGALAVVLLVSLLGGWMYPAMVQQFVVRPDQLRLETPYINHNITATLKAYGLDTVRAQPHTVLNSLTTQHLVRNRETLENIRLWDHRPLETTFQQTQALRSYYRFSDVDVDRYTVNGRERQVMLAARELDHSGIVRPTWVSQYLLYTHGYGLCMAPVNEIVGDGLPNYWVKDFPPESSVGFSVKRPQLYYYTSLHPRLIEYITSYEQQFEPEKAPAAAPPSEPGPEGPPSPAGQQQPASQSARGSRSARPATADVSYAIVNTKELEFDFPQGDEKGEVDPGTSPAAGNATTRYTGKGDVQLSSFFRRFCFFVRFRHLPILLTPSITHESRVLFNRALPERLMALAPIMGYDPDPYLVVSGGELKWISDAYTASNLYPYSARTSWFGANYVRNSVKVVTDAYDGLPQFYVMPPGPGQRQDPVVECWRHVFPTLFSDFAQMAPELQRHIRYPALLFRVQAEVYSKYHMKNPQTFFQKEDMWAIPPEVYANSQREVEPYYVNMSLPSEPDTHQEFLLMVPFTLAGRADKNMVAWMAGRCDAPNYGQLVVYQFSKAALVPGPMQVESLISQDAEISKLITLWGQQQSRIIRGNLLVIPINSALLYVEPFYLEAPNSPLPQLKLVVMAYGDRIVNASTLNEALARMFGQEASSVIARPAGGGATATPAPPPVAGAVAGAGVSTVRQLLEQAVELDRQAQQALAQGDLAGYQAKQRQQQELIRRALQGVQ; encoded by the coding sequence GTGACTCGTTCGAGTAGACTGATGGCGTACGGGATGGGAGCTGTCTTCGCTCTCATTCTGATTCAGAAAGCCTTCATCATGTACACGGACTACCTGTGGTACCAGGCTCTGGGCCAGGCCCCGGTGTTCGTGACGATCCTGGGCACGCGGGTCTGGCTGGGCCTGCTGCTGGGCGCGCTGTTCTTGGTGTTCCTGTACTGGAACCTGCGCCTGGCGCGGCGGCCCCTGCCCGCTGACCTGACGCTGATCGGCAAGCGCCTGCTGCCCGAGGAGGAGCGCCAGCAGATCGAGCAGTATGCCGACCGCGGCCTGCTGATCTTCGCCCTCACCGGCGCCGTCATGGCCGGCATCGTCGCCTCCGGGCGCTGGCGGGAGTGGCTGCTGCTGCGCCACGGCGGGGCCTTTGGCGACCGCGACGCCCTGTTCGGGCTCGATGTGGGCTTCTACGTCTTCCGCCTGGGCTTCCTCAACTACCTCGTCCAGTCGGTCTTCTACGCGGTCGCCATCACGCTGGTCGTGACCGTGCTGGTGCACGTCTACCAGGAGTCGATTCGCCTGGTCGGCAACACCTTGCACGCCATCCCGCGGGCGCGGGTGCAGGTGCTGAGCCTGCTGGGCCTGGCTCTGCTGGTCAAGGCGGTCTCGTACTGGCTGGCGCGGTACAACCTGCTGTACTCGACCCGCGGCCAGGAGTTCGCCGGCGCCTCGTACGCCGATGTGCATGGGCGGCTGCCGGTGCTGTACGCCCTCGTGGTGCTCGCGGCGGTGGCCGGCATCGTCATGTTCATCAGCACGCGCCTGCGTAGCTTCAACCTCCCCCTGGGGGCGCTGGCGGTTGTCTTGCTGGTGTCCCTGCTGGGCGGCTGGATGTACCCGGCGATGGTGCAGCAGTTTGTGGTACGCCCGGACCAGCTTCGCCTGGAGACGCCGTACATCAACCACAACATCACGGCTACGCTCAAAGCCTACGGGCTGGACACGGTCAGGGCACAGCCCCATACGGTGCTCAACTCCCTCACCACCCAACACCTGGTGCGGAACCGCGAGACGCTCGAGAACATCCGCCTGTGGGACCACCGGCCCCTGGAGACGACGTTCCAGCAGACGCAGGCGTTGCGCAGTTACTACCGGTTCAGCGACGTGGATGTAGACCGCTACACGGTGAACGGGCGCGAGCGCCAGGTCATGCTGGCGGCGCGCGAGCTGGATCACTCGGGCATTGTGCGGCCCACCTGGGTGAGCCAGTACCTGCTGTACACCCACGGCTACGGGCTGTGCATGGCGCCGGTCAATGAGATCGTGGGCGACGGGCTGCCCAACTACTGGGTGAAGGACTTCCCGCCCGAGTCCTCGGTCGGCTTCTCGGTCAAGCGCCCGCAACTGTACTACTACACCAGCCTGCACCCGCGACTGATCGAGTACATCACCTCGTATGAGCAGCAGTTCGAGCCTGAGAAGGCTCCTGCCGCGGCGCCGCCCTCCGAGCCGGGGCCGGAGGGACCGCCGTCACCGGCGGGCCAGCAGCAGCCGGCTTCTCAGAGCGCGCGTGGCTCGCGCAGCGCTCGCCCGGCCACGGCTGACGTGTCGTACGCCATCGTCAACACCAAGGAACTCGAGTTCGACTTTCCGCAGGGCGATGAGAAGGGCGAGGTGGACCCCGGTACCAGCCCGGCGGCGGGCAATGCCACCACCCGCTACACCGGCAAGGGCGACGTACAGCTCTCGAGCTTCTTCCGGCGCTTCTGCTTCTTCGTGCGCTTCCGCCACCTGCCCATTCTGCTCACACCCTCCATCACACATGAGAGCCGCGTGTTGTTCAACCGCGCGCTGCCCGAGCGCCTGATGGCTCTGGCGCCGATCATGGGCTACGACCCTGATCCCTACCTGGTCGTCTCCGGGGGCGAACTCAAGTGGATCAGCGACGCCTACACTGCCAGCAACCTGTACCCGTATTCCGCGCGGACCTCGTGGTTCGGCGCCAACTATGTGCGCAACTCCGTCAAGGTCGTCACCGACGCCTATGACGGGCTGCCCCAGTTCTACGTGATGCCCCCGGGGCCCGGCCAGCGCCAGGACCCCGTCGTCGAGTGCTGGCGGCACGTCTTCCCGACGCTCTTCAGCGACTTCGCGCAGATGGCCCCGGAGTTGCAGCGGCACATCCGCTACCCGGCGCTGCTCTTCCGGGTGCAGGCGGAGGTCTACTCCAAGTACCACATGAAGAACCCGCAGACGTTCTTCCAGAAGGAAGACATGTGGGCCATCCCGCCCGAAGTGTACGCCAACAGCCAGCGGGAAGTGGAGCCGTACTACGTCAACATGAGCCTGCCCAGCGAGCCGGACACCCACCAGGAGTTCCTGCTCATGGTGCCCTTCACGCTGGCGGGGCGCGCCGACAAGAACATGGTGGCCTGGATGGCCGGGCGCTGCGACGCCCCGAACTACGGGCAACTCGTCGTCTACCAGTTCTCGAAGGCGGCCCTGGTGCCGGGGCCCATGCAGGTGGAGAGCCTGATCTCGCAGGATGCGGAGATCTCCAAGCTCATCACCCTGTGGGGTCAGCAACAGTCGCGCATCATCCGCGGCAACCTGCTGGTCATCCCGATCAACAGCGCGCTGCTCTATGTGGAGCCCTTCTACCTCGAGGCGCCCAACAGCCCGCTGCCGCAGCTCAAGCTGGTCGTCATGGCCTACGGCGACAGGATCGTGAATGCATCGACGCTCAACGAGGCCCTGGCGCGCATGTTCGGCCAGGAGGCGTCGTCAGTCATCGCTCGCCCGGCGGGCGGGGGCGCCACGGCCACTCCGGCGCCGCCCCCGGTCGCCGGCGCGGTCGCCGGTGCGGGCGTGTCCACGGTGAGGCAACTGCTCGAGCAGGCTGTGGAGCTGGATCGGCAGGCCCAGCAGGCCCTCGCGCAGGGCGATCTGGCCGGCTACCAGGCCAAGCAGCGCCAGCAGCAGGAACTGATCCGGCGGGCCCTGCAAGGCGTTCAGTAG
- a CDS encoding bifunctional nuclease family protein produces MVRMQVYRVGVDPQRRVPFVLLADEQVRRLLPICIGPFEANAIATQLQGQDFPRPLTHDLLRAVIEELGARLDHVAVTALADSTFYATLNLQAGERSLEIDARPSDAIALALRVDAPIYVAEEVLAEAQVLYDEVEAGGQNRAEIARLQELLDDLPAGPDLLDNEDLEE; encoded by the coding sequence ATGGTCAGGATGCAAGTCTACCGGGTGGGGGTTGACCCGCAGCGGCGGGTGCCGTTCGTGCTGCTGGCCGACGAGCAGGTCCGCCGGCTGCTGCCGATCTGCATCGGCCCCTTTGAGGCCAACGCCATCGCCACGCAACTGCAGGGACAGGACTTCCCACGCCCGCTGACTCACGATCTGCTGCGCGCCGTCATCGAGGAACTCGGCGCCCGTCTGGACCACGTGGCGGTCACGGCGCTGGCCGACAGCACCTTCTATGCCACGCTGAACCTGCAAGCGGGTGAGCGGTCGCTGGAGATTGACGCGCGCCCCAGCGATGCCATCGCCCTCGCCCTACGGGTCGACGCGCCGATCTATGTCGCCGAAGAGGTGTTGGCGGAGGCGCAGGTACTGTATGATGAGGTGGAAGCCGGCGGGCAGAACCGCGCCGAGATCGCGCGGCTGCAGGAGCTACTGGATGACCTCCCCGCCGGGCCGGACTTGCTGGACAATGAGGACCTGGAGGAGTAG
- a CDS encoding MtaA/CmuA family methyltransferase, translating to MNSRQRFLAALQRRPTDRPAVGNCVSAATTSLMDACGCHFPEAHLDPDLMAGLAATSVEILGYDTAMPYFSVQHEAAALGCEVDWGRRDMMPDATTHPCRTAADIVIPDDLLQRAPVRVILEALARLKGRYGDEVALVGKVFGPWTLAYHLFGVQQFLMLTLDDPAEVHRILAALMRVPLLFAEAQRQAGADVVTLADHATGDLVSAAMYEQFLWPLHCRLARESRVPLILHICGNTADRINLIARSGLACFHFESKVPAGTARQLAGEGLALMGNLNNPELLLRGTPEAVRTAVRQAREAGVDIVAPECAVPLTTPTANLRAIAEAFL from the coding sequence ATGAACTCGCGACAGCGTTTCCTCGCGGCCCTGCAGCGTCGGCCCACCGACCGGCCCGCCGTCGGCAACTGCGTGTCCGCTGCCACCACGAGCCTCATGGACGCCTGTGGGTGCCATTTCCCGGAGGCGCACCTCGATCCCGACCTCATGGCCGGGCTGGCGGCGACCAGTGTCGAGATCCTCGGCTACGACACAGCCATGCCATACTTCTCGGTCCAGCACGAGGCAGCGGCCCTGGGGTGTGAGGTGGACTGGGGGCGACGGGACATGATGCCGGACGCCACCACCCATCCGTGCCGGACGGCGGCGGACATTGTCATTCCCGACGACCTGCTCCAGCGCGCTCCGGTGCGCGTCATTCTGGAGGCTCTCGCCCGACTGAAGGGACGGTATGGCGACGAGGTGGCCCTCGTGGGGAAGGTCTTCGGCCCCTGGACGCTCGCCTACCATCTGTTCGGAGTGCAGCAGTTCCTGATGCTGACTCTGGACGACCCCGCCGAGGTGCACCGCATCCTGGCGGCGCTCATGCGGGTCCCGTTGCTGTTCGCCGAGGCTCAACGGCAAGCGGGGGCCGATGTGGTCACGCTGGCCGACCACGCCACGGGCGACCTGGTCTCCGCCGCGATGTACGAGCAGTTCCTGTGGCCGCTGCACTGCCGTCTGGCACGGGAGAGCCGCGTGCCCCTGATCCTGCACATCTGCGGCAACACCGCCGACCGCATCAACCTGATCGCGCGCAGCGGCCTCGCCTGCTTCCACTTCGAGTCCAAGGTACCGGCAGGGACGGCGAGGCAGCTCGCCGGCGAAGGCCTCGCGCTGATGGGCAACCTCAACAACCCGGAGCTGTTGCTGCGTGGCACGCCGGAAGCCGTGCGGACGGCGGTGCGCCAGGCGCGCGAGGCGGGGGTGGACATTGTCGCGCCGGAGTGTGCCGTGCCGCTGACCACGCCCACGGCCAACCTGCGGGCCATCGCCGAGGCGTTCCTCTGA
- a CDS encoding fibronectin type III domain-containing protein, whose product MRSHRFAVSLAFILLLAGFALADNPAPGAPQSLAVTDVAGDSGTALRVAFNASADDGAGADDVIRYRVYKRLTSGTGLGTCAYTITATNAASYACTLGGLTAGVSYHISVVAYDGVSESSAVAADATPVNNNPPPGTPQSLAVTDVAGDAGTALRVAFNASADDGAGADDVNRYRIYKRLGTETTDPTCIAVITATNAASYAYTITGLKRNTTYTIFVDAFDGTSASTRVSANGVPLDNLAPGPPRNLAVTDVAADAGTALNVTFQPSSDDGTGADDVNRYRVYKRLGTDTTAPTCIAVITATNASSYSYTVTGLKRNTTYTIFVEAFDGVYTSTRVSANGTPVDNLAPGAPRNVTVSDVAGDAGTALQLAFQASSDDGTGADDVNRYRVYKRLGTDTTDPTCIAVITATNAPSYSYTITGLKRNTTYTIFVEAFDGVFTSTRVSANGVPLDNLAPGPPRNLAVTDAPSDAGTALNVTFQASSDDGTGADDVNRYRVYKRLGTDTAEPTCIAVITATNASNYSYTVTGLTRNVTYTIFVEAFDGVFTSTRVSANGVPLDNLAPGPARNLAVTDAPADAGTALNVTFQPSSDDGTGADDVVRYRLYKRLASDTAEPTCIAVITATNAASYSYTVGGLTRNATYTIFVEAFDGVYASARVSANGTPVDNVAPGPPQNVAVADAPNDAGTALVLTFNASADDGAGADDVNRYRVYRRLGTDTAEPTCVAVITATNAASYSYTVGGLTRNLVYTISVEAYDGTFTSTRVSVNGTPLDNLAPGAPRNVRVADVPNDDGGVLRVAFDNSLDDGSGAKDVTRYRIYRRPTSSTADPICAAVITATGAGSYVYDLTGLTNGVSYNVTVAAYDGAFESARVGGDATPLDNTLPAPATGLAVVDWPNDDGTALRVSFNASTDDTSADREVSRYDIYQAPDATSAGSKVAEVTATRSATYATKCAGLTPLQTYYFWVIAVAPTGSSAPTGRVSGVPTDNIAPDPPRNVVVADVPGDAGTALIVTFDASLDDGANARDVTRYRVYKRLASDTADPTCVAVITATGAASYSSTVGGLTRGTSYSISVAAFDGTYESIRVGANGTPLDNLPPGVPRNVVVADTPGDTGTSLTLTFDASADDGAGANDVSRYRVYKRLASDTADPVCVAVITATDAASYAYTIGSLTRGTAYNITVAAFDGAYESARVGGNATPVDNMPPGAPQSVALADVAGDDGVALRLTFNASADDGKGINDVTKYFVYKSVTGVVATADASDPTYIGEITATKSASYAYTVTGLTAGTSYNISVSAYDGQYESTRASAIGVPVDNTPPAAPTGVVVEDWPSDAGTSLKVSFAASTDDTAADPEVTQYTVFWATSTTGAGTFGATVVATRAARYEAQVSGLTAGQTYYCWAVAIGATGTSAPSARVAGVPVDNRPVLPPSGLTAVDHPYDTGKVIDLTWTRSSDDGIGRDHVASYRIYRCMANVSQTPSVVGTVTATNAASYSWSDTTVPIDLVLYEYTITAVSNGGQESEACTAAQCASENNNVLAFDPPTSFTVADVAADSGGQLLLTWYRSDSEDEVGPPPPPPSFSTSTVTTEGGYGGQYDIYRRTGTTAYTAAPTIIVSAAGTTDPMTYVDSGLTNGTRYYYKMRYRRYNQISGFTAEVSAIPVNNTSSSSSASPSSTDVESSSLSTAAATLSVQLSDTPGTALVGQDLVLSADVTGTGGSSVYLQYSINGAPAARTAAVTGQGSYQAQLKLRIGSLPPGSTIRVRAVAVSGQETATSPIATIATASP is encoded by the coding sequence ATGCGGTCACACAGATTCGCCGTGTCACTCGCTTTCATCCTCTTGCTGGCCGGCTTCGCACTGGCCGACAATCCTGCCCCGGGGGCGCCACAGAGCCTGGCAGTGACTGACGTTGCCGGCGATTCCGGGACGGCTCTGCGCGTCGCGTTCAACGCCTCGGCCGACGATGGCGCGGGCGCCGACGACGTCATCCGGTACCGCGTCTACAAGCGGCTGACCAGCGGCACCGGGCTGGGCACCTGCGCCTACACCATCACCGCGACGAACGCTGCCAGCTACGCCTGCACGTTGGGCGGCCTGACCGCTGGTGTGTCCTACCACATCTCCGTCGTGGCCTACGATGGGGTATCGGAGTCCAGCGCAGTCGCGGCCGATGCCACCCCGGTCAACAACAACCCCCCGCCGGGGACGCCCCAGAGCCTGGCGGTGACTGACGTGGCGGGCGATGCCGGGACAGCGCTGCGGGTGGCGTTCAACGCCTCGGCCGACGACGGCGCCGGCGCCGATGATGTCAACCGCTACCGGATCTACAAGCGCCTGGGCACCGAGACCACCGATCCGACCTGCATTGCGGTCATCACGGCGACCAACGCCGCCAGCTACGCGTACACGATCACCGGGCTGAAGCGCAACACAACCTACACGATCTTCGTGGACGCCTTCGACGGCACGTCGGCCTCCACGCGAGTGAGCGCAAACGGTGTGCCGCTCGACAACCTGGCGCCGGGCCCGCCGCGGAACCTGGCGGTCACCGATGTGGCGGCTGACGCCGGGACGGCCCTGAACGTCACCTTCCAGCCCTCCTCGGACGACGGCACCGGCGCCGACGATGTGAACCGCTACCGGGTCTACAAGCGCCTGGGCACGGACACCACGGCCCCGACCTGCATCGCCGTCATTACCGCGACCAACGCGTCCAGCTACTCCTACACCGTCACCGGGCTGAAGCGGAACACGACGTACACCATCTTCGTGGAGGCCTTTGACGGCGTCTACACTTCCACGCGCGTCAGCGCCAACGGCACGCCGGTGGACAACCTGGCGCCCGGCGCTCCGCGCAATGTGACCGTGTCGGATGTGGCGGGGGACGCCGGAACGGCGCTCCAGTTGGCCTTCCAGGCCTCCTCCGACGATGGCACCGGCGCCGACGATGTCAACCGCTACCGGGTCTACAAGCGCCTGGGCACGGACACCACCGACCCGACCTGTATCGCCGTGATCACGGCGACGAACGCCCCCAGTTACTCGTACACCATCACCGGGCTGAAGCGGAACACGACCTACACCATCTTCGTGGAGGCCTTTGACGGCGTCTTCACGTCCACGCGGGTGAGCGCGAACGGTGTGCCGCTCGACAACCTGGCGCCGGGCCCGCCTCGGAACCTGGCGGTGACCGATGCGCCGAGCGACGCCGGGACGGCCCTGAACGTCACCTTCCAGGCCTCCTCCGACGACGGCACCGGCGCCGACGACGTGAACCGGTACCGGGTCTACAAGCGCCTGGGCACCGACACCGCCGAGCCGACTTGCATCGCGGTCATCACCGCGACCAACGCCTCCAACTACTCGTACACCGTCACCGGCCTGACCCGCAACGTCACCTACACCATCTTCGTGGAGGCCTTTGACGGGGTCTTCACGTCCACGCGGGTGAGCGCGAACGGTGTGCCGCTCGACAACCTGGCGCCGGGGCCGGCGCGGAACCTGGCGGTGACCGATGCGCCGGCCGATGCCGGGACGGCCCTGAACGTCACCTTCCAGCCCTCCTCTGACGATGGGACAGGCGCCGACGACGTCGTTCGCTACCGCCTCTACAAGCGCCTAGCCAGCGACACGGCCGAGCCGACCTGCATCGCGGTCATCACCGCGACCAATGCCGCCAGCTACTCCTACACGGTCGGCGGCCTGACCCGGAACGCCACCTACACCATCTTCGTCGAGGCCTTTGACGGCGTCTACGCCTCCGCACGCGTGAGCGCGAACGGTACGCCGGTGGACAACGTGGCGCCCGGGCCGCCGCAGAACGTGGCGGTCGCGGACGCCCCCAACGATGCCGGGACGGCTCTGGTGCTCACCTTCAACGCCTCGGCAGACGATGGCGCCGGGGCCGATGATGTGAACCGATACCGCGTCTACAGGCGCCTGGGCACCGACACCGCCGAGCCGACCTGTGTCGCCGTCATCACCGCGACGAATGCCGCCAGCTACTCCTACACCGTCGGCGGCTTGACGCGGAACCTCGTGTACACCATCAGCGTGGAGGCGTACGACGGCACCTTCACCTCCACGCGGGTCAGCGTGAACGGCACGCCGCTGGACAACCTGGCGCCGGGGGCGCCGCGGAACGTACGTGTGGCGGACGTGCCCAATGACGACGGCGGCGTCCTGCGGGTCGCCTTCGACAACTCGCTGGACGACGGCAGCGGCGCCAAGGATGTGACGCGCTACCGGATCTACAGACGGCCGACCAGCAGCACCGCCGACCCGATCTGCGCGGCCGTCATCACCGCCACCGGCGCGGGCAGCTATGTCTATGACCTCACGGGTCTGACCAACGGGGTGTCATACAACGTCACCGTGGCCGCGTACGATGGGGCCTTCGAGTCGGCTCGCGTCGGCGGGGATGCCACGCCTCTGGACAACACCCTGCCGGCGCCCGCGACGGGCCTGGCCGTGGTGGACTGGCCGAATGATGACGGCACGGCGCTGCGCGTCTCCTTCAACGCCTCCACCGACGACACCAGCGCTGACCGGGAGGTCTCGCGGTACGACATCTACCAGGCGCCGGACGCCACCTCGGCGGGCAGCAAGGTCGCGGAAGTGACGGCCACGCGCTCGGCCACGTATGCGACCAAGTGCGCCGGCCTGACGCCCCTGCAGACCTACTACTTCTGGGTGATCGCCGTCGCTCCCACGGGCTCGTCGGCGCCGACCGGGCGGGTCTCCGGCGTACCGACGGACAACATCGCCCCGGACCCGCCGCGGAATGTGGTCGTGGCGGACGTCCCCGGCGATGCCGGCACGGCCCTGATCGTGACCTTCGACGCCTCGCTCGATGACGGGGCCAACGCCAGGGACGTCACGCGGTACCGCGTGTACAAGCGCCTGGCGAGTGACACTGCCGACCCAACCTGCGTAGCGGTCATCACCGCGACCGGGGCCGCCAGCTACTCTTCCACCGTCGGCGGACTGACGCGGGGCACCTCATACAGCATCTCGGTGGCGGCCTTTGACGGCACCTACGAGTCCATTCGAGTAGGCGCGAACGGCACGCCGCTGGACAACCTGCCACCTGGCGTGCCGCGCAACGTCGTGGTGGCGGATACCCCGGGCGACACCGGGACGTCACTCACGCTCACCTTCGACGCCTCGGCCGACGACGGTGCGGGCGCGAACGATGTCAGCAGATACCGCGTCTACAAGCGCCTCGCGAGCGACACGGCCGACCCGGTGTGCGTGGCGGTCATCACGGCGACTGACGCCGCCAGCTACGCCTACACGATCGGCAGCCTGACGCGGGGCACGGCCTACAACATCACGGTCGCCGCCTTTGACGGCGCCTACGAGTCAGCCCGGGTCGGCGGGAACGCCACGCCGGTGGACAACATGCCGCCCGGGGCGCCGCAGAGCGTGGCTCTGGCCGATGTCGCCGGAGACGACGGGGTGGCGCTGCGGCTGACCTTCAACGCCTCGGCCGACGACGGCAAGGGCATCAACGATGTGACCAAGTACTTCGTCTACAAGAGCGTGACCGGTGTCGTCGCCACCGCCGACGCCTCCGACCCGACATACATCGGCGAGATCACGGCGACGAAGTCGGCCAGCTACGCCTACACGGTGACCGGGCTCACCGCCGGCACGTCATACAACATCAGCGTGTCGGCGTACGACGGCCAGTACGAGTCCACCCGGGCGAGCGCCATCGGTGTGCCAGTGGACAACACCCCGCCGGCCGCGCCCACGGGCGTCGTGGTCGAGGACTGGCCGAGCGACGCGGGGACCTCTCTGAAGGTCTCGTTCGCCGCCTCGACCGACGACACCGCCGCCGACCCCGAGGTCACGCAGTACACGGTCTTCTGGGCCACCAGCACCACCGGGGCCGGCACGTTCGGGGCCACCGTCGTCGCCACCCGGGCGGCGCGGTACGAAGCGCAGGTCAGCGGCCTGACCGCCGGCCAGACCTACTACTGCTGGGCCGTCGCGATCGGCGCGACCGGAACGTCGGCGCCCAGCGCGAGGGTAGCGGGCGTGCCCGTGGACAACCGCCCCGTTCTGCCCCCGTCCGGTCTGACCGCCGTGGACCACCCGTATGACACCGGGAAGGTCATTGACCTGACCTGGACGCGATCCAGTGACGACGGCATCGGGCGCGACCACGTCGCCTCGTACCGCATCTACCGCTGCATGGCCAACGTGTCGCAGACGCCGAGTGTGGTCGGGACGGTGACGGCGACAAATGCCGCCAGCTACTCCTGGTCGGACACCACGGTGCCCATAGACCTGGTTCTGTATGAGTACACGATCACAGCCGTGTCCAACGGCGGCCAGGAGTCCGAGGCCTGCACTGCCGCCCAGTGCGCCTCCGAGAACAACAACGTGCTGGCCTTCGATCCGCCGACCAGCTTCACGGTCGCGGACGTAGCGGCCGATTCGGGCGGACAGCTCTTGCTGACCTGGTACCGTTCCGACAGCGAGGACGAGGTAGGCCCGCCGCCGCCGCCCCCGTCGTTCTCCACCTCGACCGTGACCACCGAAGGCGGCTATGGCGGCCAGTACGACATCTACCGCCGCACGGGCACCACCGCCTACACCGCGGCCCCGACGATCATCGTGTCGGCCGCTGGCACCACCGACCCGATGACGTACGTGGACAGCGGGCTGACCAATGGCACCCGCTACTACTACAAGATGCGCTATCGTCGCTACAACCAGATCTCGGGGTTCACCGCAGAGGTCTCGGCGATCCCGGTCAACAACACCTCCTCGAGCAGCAGCGCGAGCCCGTCGTCCACGGACGTCGAGAGCAGCAGCCTGAGCACCGCCGCCGCGACGCTGTCGGTGCAGTTGAGCGACACGCCCGGGACAGCGCTGGTGGGCCAGGACCTGGTCCTCAGCGCCGACGTGACGGGAACCGGCGGTAGCAGCGTCTACCTCCAGTACAGCATCAACGGCGCTCCGGCGGCTCGCACCGCCGCGGTGACCGGGCAGGGCAGCTACCAGGCGCAGCTCAAGCTCAGGATCGGTTCCCTGCCACCGGGGAGCACGATCCGGGTCCGGGCCGTGGCCGTGTCCGGACAGGAGACCGCCACCTCGCCCATCGCGACCATCGCCACGGCCAGTCCGTAG
- a CDS encoding protease inhibitor I42 family protein: MKVLKVAAIVALGMCLAGCGGGGNANLSDDPFEATVRVDGGGLGGTINLALGETVEVALDENPTTGFTWHCTWVPEAGLTLAGDTYVADAASPWLVGGGGTRYFLLQAAQEGQVVVTLQYGRWWPGGEVQDPQTLTINVVP, encoded by the coding sequence ATGAAGGTCCTGAAGGTTGCTGCCATCGTTGCTCTGGGGATGTGTCTGGCCGGCTGTGGCGGTGGCGGGAACGCTAACCTGTCCGACGATCCATTCGAGGCCACGGTCCGCGTGGATGGGGGCGGCCTGGGTGGCACCATCAACCTCGCCCTTGGGGAGACGGTCGAGGTCGCGCTGGATGAGAACCCCACCACGGGCTTCACGTGGCACTGCACGTGGGTGCCCGAGGCGGGGCTGACCCTCGCCGGCGACACCTATGTGGCCGATGCCGCCAGCCCGTGGCTGGTCGGCGGGGGAGGCACGCGCTACTTCCTGCTGCAGGCCGCCCAGGAGGGGCAGGTCGTGGTGACCTTGCAGTACGGACGCTGGTGGCCGGGCGGCGAGGTCCAGGATCCGCAGACGCTGACCATCAACGTCGTGCCCTAA